Proteins from one Escherichia coli genomic window:
- the nac gene encoding nitrogen assimilation transcriptional regulator NAC, whose protein sequence is MNFRRLKYFVKIVDIGSLTQAAEVLHIAQPALSQQVATLEGELNQQLLIRTKRGVTPTDAGKILYTHARAILRQCEQAQLAVHNVGQALSGQVSIGFAPGTAASSITMPLLQAVRAEFPEIVIYLHENSGAVLNEKLISHQLDMAVIYEHSPVAGVSSQALLKEDLFLVGTQDCPGQSVDVNAIAQMNLFLPSDYSAIRLRVDEAFSLRRLTAKVIGEIESIATLTAAIASGMGVAVLPESAARSLCGAVNGWMSRITTPSMSLSLSLNLPARANLSPQAQAVKELLMSVMSSPVMEKRQWQLVS, encoded by the coding sequence ATGAACTTCAGACGCCTGAAATACTTCGTAAAAATTGTAGATATTGGTAGCCTGACCCAGGCTGCTGAAGTGTTGCATATCGCGCAACCCGCGCTCAGCCAGCAGGTTGCCACGCTGGAAGGTGAGTTGAATCAACAACTATTGATTCGCACAAAACGGGGCGTTACGCCAACAGACGCCGGAAAAATTCTCTATACCCATGCGCGGGCCATTTTACGCCAGTGTGAACAGGCCCAACTGGCGGTGCATAATGTTGGTCAGGCATTATCTGGGCAAGTCTCGATTGGCTTTGCACCAGGAACAGCGGCCTCATCTATCACCATGCCTTTATTGCAGGCGGTTCGCGCTGAATTCCCGGAAATTGTTATTTATCTCCATGAAAATAGCGGTGCTGTGCTCAACGAAAAACTGATAAGCCACCAACTCGATATGGCAGTGATTTATGAGCATTCTCCTGTGGCTGGTGTTTCCAGTCAGGCTTTGCTGAAAGAAGATCTTTTCCTGGTAGGAACGCAAGATTGCCCGGGGCAAAGCGTTGATGTTAATGCTATTGCGCAAATGAACCTCTTTCTCCCCAGTGATTACAGTGCTATTAGACTTCGTGTTGATGAGGCTTTTTCCCTACGGCGACTCACGGCAAAAGTCATTGGTGAAATTGAGTCTATTGCCACGCTTACCGCAGCGATTGCCAGCGGCATGGGCGTTGCAGTATTACCCGAATCGGCCGCGCGTTCGTTATGTGGCGCAGTAAACGGATGGATGTCACGCATTACCACACCTTCAATGAGTCTCTCTTTGTCATTAAATTTACCCGCCAGAGCGAACTTATCACCACAGGCGCAAGCAGTGAAAGAGTTGTTAATGTCAGTGATGAGTTCTCCAGTGATGGAAAAAAGGCAGTGGCAATTGGTGAGCTAA